The sequence below is a genomic window from Acetivibrio clariflavus DSM 19732.
ATAAAATCTTTTAATGGTTCGGTTATTAGGAATGAAAGTTATTACTTTCAAAGTGGAATTACTTGGTCTTCGCTTAGCACATCATTTTTAGCAATGAGATATTGTCCAAGGGGATTTATTTTTGAATCAAAAGGCTCAATGCTTTTTTTAAATGATATTAAATATATTTTAACAATTTTAGGATTATTAAACACGAAAGTTATTAATCACTTTATTGGAATGATTTCACCTACAATGGATTATCATGAGGGACCAATAGGTAGAATACCGGTTTATTACAAAATAATAGAAAGTGTAGAGAAATTAGTAGATGAAAATATTTTCCTTTCATCTACTGATTGGAATTCATTTGAAATTTCCTGGGATTTTCAAAATCACCCGTTATTCACCTACAAGGAAAACAGCACAACATTAGCACAAGCCTTCGATAATTGGGTATCCTTTTCGGAAAAACGGTTTAACCAGTTAAAATCCAACGAAGAAGAACTTAACCGCATATTCATTGAAATATATGGCTTGCAGGATGAACTTACACCTGATGTTGAAGATAAAGATGTGACAGTGCATAGGATTTATAATACTAAAGATGATATTCCGGAAAGTATGAAAGGTAGCAACTATGTACTAACAAGAGAAGATGTAATTAAGTCCTTTATCTCCTATGCTGTAGGCTGTATGTTTGGGCGATACTCAATTGACTCAGAAGGCCTTATTTACGCCGGTGGAGATTTTAAGGATAGGTGGAAGTATGAAGACGGGCAGTGGAAAGTAAGAAAGATAGTAAGAGATGAAGAAGGCAAAGTAGTTGAGGATACATGGGTAGACGCTACTTTTGTACCTGACATGGATAATGTCCTACCTATTACCAATGACGAATACTTTGAGGATGACATTGTCAGCAGGTTTATTGAGTTCCTCAAGGTTACATTTGGTGAGGATACTTTGGAAGAGAACCTCGATTACATTGCCGATACATTGGGAAGAAAGTCCTCTGAAACAGCAAGGCAGGCTATAAGAAGATATTTCCTCAAGGATTTTTACAAGGACCATGTACAGGTGTACCAGAAAAGACCTATCTACTGGCTCTTTGATTCTGGCAAGCAGGACGGTTTTAAAGCACTTATCTATATGCACCGATATGATGAGTTTACGGTGGCAAGGGTAAGAACCGACTACCTGCACAAATTGCAAAAATCCTACGAAGCGGAAATTAAGAGGCTGGATATTATTATCGATTCAAATGTTTCTCAAAGGGAGAAAGCCAATGCAAGAAAGAAAAAAGAAAAAATATTAAAACAGATGGAAGAGTGCTTGCAGTATGACCAGGTAATTGCTCATGTTGCAAACCAGAGGATAAAGATAGACTTGGACGATGGGGTAAAAGTAAACTATGCTAAGTTCCAGGGCATTGAAATACCGCAAGGTGAAGGGAAAAAACCGTTGAAAGCGGACTTGCTGGCAAAAATTTAGGGGAAAGAGTAGGTGTGCTATGGACCTAAAACAAATAAAAACATTGCTTGAAGACACATTTAATAAAGAATTAAGCGAAGGCGAAAAACGTCATATTGTTTTTTGGTATGACGATAACGGAGAATTCAAAGAAGATATAGATGAACTAAATCTTGAAAATGCCAAGATACTTAAATTAAACAATAATAATAATTTTTTTGTAAAATATCAATTGGAAAAAGCAGATACTGAATCCAATTATCTTATTTATGCACCTTTTGGAAAACCAAGTCCTAGAGAGAACTACTTACTGGATATATTAAAATACAGTATGGAATTTTCTACTGACAAGGCTACTGTCATCATGAGGGACTTAAATATTTCAGATGATAGTTTAAAAAGTACATTCAGGAAGTATATAAAATTCTTTAATAACAAGGACAGATATAGAATTTTCAAAGGGTATGAAATAGAAAGGTACACGGAAGAAATAGTAGATATGTCTGTGCTATCAGCATTATGCAGACTGCCTTATCCAGATTTTGACGAAGTTTTAAGGGTGCTTTTGATGGAAGAAGATTTGGAGAATAATAAGCACCTGGAGGCTATCGAGAAGTTTGGAAGATTAGATGTACTGTGGAAACTTGTTGATAAATATTATGGGTATAGTGATAATGAGCCTACTCTTGAGAAACTGGCTATATTCATGCTGGTTACAAATGTAGCATATTGCCTTAGCGGTGAATTGCCTGATACATGGAGAAAGTATGTTTCTTCAAGAAAGACTGACTGTGTAGTATTTTTGAGCAACTTCATGAACCACTCCCTTTACTCTGCTGCTTATGACAGGTTAGCAAACAGCATTGAAGGAAAACTGAAAGTACATGAATATATCGATAATTGGGAAATGGAGGACTATATCAACTGTGACATATTCAAAGCCTTTGATGAAGCAATTATAAGGAAACTTAAAGAGCAACTGCTATCTGATATAGGTGAGTTTGAAAGGTACAGGGATATTATCCAGGCCAGGAGGACCAAACACTGGTATATCTTTTTTAAATCGGAATATGAGTGTATCTACTGGGCAATAGAGTTATTTGACTGCTGGAAGGACGTTAGCCAGAATATACGGCAGTATACCCCTTTGGAGTTTGCTAAAAGATATGCGGAGCAATATTATAAACTGGATACTGCCTACAGAAAATTCTATACTTCTTTCGATAGACTGCAAAACAAGGAACTGCTGATGGAATTAAGAGATAAGGTTGAAAATACCTATGTTAACGGTTATCTCAATACACTCTCCATTAAGTGGTCCGACAGTCTGGAAACTTTAAACGGGAATTGGACAATTCCCGGTATGATTATGCAGAAAGACTTTTATAATGCGTACATAAAACCATTTAAAAATCGTAAAGAGAGGGTATTTGTCATTATTTCAGATGCGCTTAGATATGAGGTAGCCAGAGAGTTTTGTGATATGCTCAATAAAGAAAGGAAAGGTTCTACTGAGATTGTATATATGCAAGGCTGTATACCATCCAGCACTCGCCTGGGCATGGCATCCCTTTTACCTCATAAATCTATAACAATAGATGAGGATTATAAGGTATATGTAGACGGCATATCTTCAGAAGGAACGGATAACAGGAATAAAATTTTGAATAATTACAGCCAGGAATCAATAGCAGTACAGTTCACGGATGTTATTGATATGAAGCGGGATGATATGCGTAAAATCTTTGGCGGAAAAGAATTGATATATATATATCATAATACTATTGATGCCAGAGGGGACAATAACAAAACCGAAAGAGAGGTTTTTGATGCGGTAGAAGAAACATTTAAAGAATTAATGCTGTTAATAAATAATCTTGTAAATAATGTTACAGCAACAAATATCATTATTACTGCCGACCACGGATTTATATATAAACGTGGAAACCTTATGGAAAGCGATAAAATATCAAAAGGTTCTATTGAAGATGCTTATGAAAACAGACGTTTTGTATTAAGTACAAATGCTTTAGAATTGGATGGCACTTTAACCTTTGATATGGAGTATTTGCTTGGACCTGATACCAGCCTTAAATATATTTCTCCAAGGGGAGTAAACAGATTTAAAGTGCAGGGTACAGGAGCCAACTATGTACATGGCGGCACATCCTTGCAGGAGATTCTTATTCCTGTAATTAAGTTTAAAAATGATAGAAGTAAGGATAGTAAAAACGAAGTGACAAAAGTTGATGTAAAACTTACAAGTATAACCAGAAAAATAACCAACACCATATCTTATTTGGAGTTCTTCCAGACTGAGAAGATAGAGGATAAGCGTGTTCCATTGAGGCTTAAAGTATATTTTGTAGATGAAGAAAATAATCGGATATCAAATGAGAATATAATTATTGCTGACAGCAAGTCGGAAACTTATGAGGAAAGAAGTTTCAGGGAAAAGTTTGTATTGAAGAACAGAAAATATGATAAAACGAAGAAATATTATCTTATTATGGAAGATGAAGAGGAAACAGTAGAAAAGATATATGATAAAATACCGTTTATTATCGATATAGCAATATCCAATGATGACTTTGGGTTTTAACAAATGGTTGAAAGGAGGCCAATATGAAGAAGTATATTAAGAGGTTATTGGGAATAGATGAAATTCTGAAGAATATTGAAGAAATCAAGTCAGAAATTAAAAACCAACCAGAAGAGGAACAGGAACTAAAAAATTCATTACAGTTTGTAAATCCAATTGATAATAAACCATTTTTACATGTAGAGTCATTAATTGATAGTCCAAACAAGTACGAAACAAAAAGTTTAAGACCAATTGGTAGTTCTGAGAAGATTATGAGTCTCATGCAATATCTTCCTATAGTACAAACTGCAAAACAATCAGAGATGCTAAAGGGTGCTTATAAAGTAGTTTTTCCTGAAGGGGCAGTAGGAGAGTTAATGAGATATAAGAATGGAATGCTAGGTACTCCTTTAGTTAATAATGGCAAAATCGGAAATACTCATGCTGGTTTGGTTGAATTGCAGAATTTGTCGTTAACACCTGTAATGGTATTTACAGTAATATCCGCAATTACGGGTCAGTATTTTATGGCTAGAATAGATAAGTCTTTAGAAAGTATATCAAAGGATGTAAGAGAAATAATATCGATGTTTTTAGATGATAAAAAAGCGAAAAACAAGGCGATATTTGGTTTCTATACCTATATCAGAAATAATCTCAATATTATAATAAATAATTCTGATTTGAGAATTGCTACATTGACTAATTTGCAGTCTTATTTAGTAGAACTAAAACAAAATCTACTATTTTATGAAAGTACAATAAAAAGAAAGAATGCAGAATTAGACAGTATTATCAGCAATAATAGAACTACAGGTAAAAGAGTTAATGAGGTGCAAAAAGTTGAGATTGAGGTATCAGAATTGCTTGTTCAACAGCATATATGTTTTGAATTATTGTTAATAGGCAAGATGTATGAGATGCAGTTAGCCCAGATTTATGATGATGAATACTGCAATAACTTAATAGAAGATTTAAACATTCACTTTATAGATTCAGTTACGTTTAATAGAGATATTATTAATAAATATTCAGGGGTATTAGAACAAATTGAACGTAAAGCAATTATTAATAAAGATAAAGTATGGAATGAGAAAGGAGAATTTGATACTAACTTTGTAAAAAGGATGGAAGACTTTGAGAAGAGTGTAATAAATACAATTGATTCAGTAAGAAATCTAATATCCTTTAATAAGAGGGAGCAAGTATTTATCGTAAAAGATGAAGGATTGTATTACTTAGGAGAAGAAGTGTCTTAGGATTTATTAAAATATATTGTTCTACTATGTTAGGAATACAGAGTATAGTTAAGGGGTTGAAATAGTGGATGAATTAAGCAGGAAACTGAATCAATATTTTGCCGGCAGGGTTGTAAGAAAGGATTTAACAAAAAAGATAAAAGAAGGTGCAAATGTACCCGTATTTGTTCTTGAATATCTTTTGGGTATGTATTGTGCCACTGATGATGAAGATGGGATTAATGAGGGCGTTGAAACAGTAAAAAGAATTTTGGCTGAAAATTTTGTGCGCCCTGATGAAGCAGAGAAGGTAAAATCCAAGATTAGGGAGATAGGAAAATATACCGTTATTGATAAGGTTAGTGTAAAACTTAATGAAAAGAAGGACATCTATGAAGCCGAATTTTCAAATTTGGGAATAAAGGGAGTAGCCATATCACCTACATATGTAAAACAATATGAAAAACTCCTTTGTGGGGGAATATGGTGCATTATAAAAATGGATTATTACTATGATGAAGAGGCTAGAGGGACAAGCCCTTTTAATATTAGCAATTTGACCCCCATACAAATGCCTAATCTTGATATGGAAGAGATAATAAACGGCAGAAAATATTTCACAAAAGATGAATGGATAGACATTCTCTTAAGGTCCATAGGAATGGAACCTACAAGATTCGAAAATAATGTGAAGTGGCATCTTCTGGCTAGGATGATACCTTTAGTGGAGAATAACTACAATCTCTGCGAACTGGGGCCAAGGGGTACGGGCAAATCCCATGTTTATAAGGAGATTTCTCCAAACAGCATTTTGGTATCAGGTGGTCAGACGACGGTTGCAAACCTATTTTACAATATGGCTTCAAGGCAGATTGGCCTTGTTGGACTTTGGGATTGTGTGGCTTTTGACGAGGTAGCAGGAATTTCATTTAAAGATAAAGATGGAATTCAAATAATGAAAGATTACATGGCTTCGGGCTCCTTTGCCAGGGGGAAGGAAGAGAAGAATGCTTCTGCTTCTATGGTATTTGTTGGCAATATTAATCAGAGCGTGGATGTATTGTTAAAAACATCCCACCTCTTTGAACCGTTTCCTGAGGCAATGGCCAATGATACAGCATTCTTTGACAGGATGCATTATTACATACCTGGGTGGGAGATACCCAAAATGCGACCGGAGTTTTTTACAGATGAATACGGTTTTATTACTGATTACGTATCAGAGTTCATGAGGGAAATGAGAAAACGGTCCTTCTCTGATACACTGGATAAGTTCTTTAAACTGGGCAACAACTTAAACCAAAGAGATGTTATTGCAGTAAGAAAAACAGTTTCAGGACTTGTAAAACTCATATACCCTAACGGTGAGTTTGCAAGGGACGATATAGAAGAAATACTGCGTTATGCACTGGTAGGAAGAAGGCGTGTTAAAGAGCAGTTAAAGAAAATAGGGGGTATGGAGTTTTATGATGTTCATTTCTCATACATAGATAATGAAACAATGAGCGAGGAATTTGTTTCAGTTCCTGAGCAGGGCGGTGGCAAAATAATACCTGAAGGCATGGGTAAACCAGGTCATCTTTATACCATTGCCAGAGGGAAATCAGGTATGATAGGGGCTTATAAGATTGAAACCCAGGTTATATCAGGTACCGGTAAATTTGAAAGGACAGGTCTTGGTTCCGATAGAGAGGCAAAAGAAAGTATAGAGACAGCCTTCAGGTACTTCAGAGCAAACAGCAAAAATATAAGCGGAAGTATAAGTGTTACCACAAAGGATTATTTGATGCATGTACAGGATATACATGGAGTAGGGATGACTTCTGAACTTGCATTGGCAGCCTTTGTAGCACTATGTTCAGGGGCATTGGGTAAGCCTCCACAGAGCCAGTTGGTTGTTCTGGGTTCACTCAGCATAGGCGGTACAATAATAAAGGTTGAGGAATTAGCAAATGTGCTGCAGGTATGTTTTGATTCAGGTGCCAAGAGGGTGCTTCTTCCAATGGCATCTGCAGTGGATATTCCTACTGTTCCGCCTGAATTGTTTGCAAAGTTTCAGATTTCATTCTACCAGAGTCCAGAAGATGCGGTATTTAAGGCACTTGGGGTGGAGTAGTTTGAGTTTGTGCAAGGATAGGAGTATTTTTACTTATATATTAATGGAAAGTTTACCAAGAACTATCTGCCAGTATTATGTAAGGAGTGAAATAAGATGTTAATTCCGATAAGTATCGAAGAAAATAATATTGACACCAGTGATACTGAGATTAGCAATTCAACCTTTAAAGATTTAAAGTTAAAAGAAGAGCATATTGAAGAGTTTCTTAGGAAAAACATTGAGGTAATATTTGGCGAAGAAGAAAGTCTTTTAATAGTAGGGCAGCAAGTAAACAATAAGGAAAAAGGACGAAGTGATTTAACTGCAATCGATGAAAATGGCAATATTGTTCTTATAGAGATAAAAAGAGATGCTGATGACATAAAGGGTAGAAAAGAAGCATTTGAATTCCAGGCAATTAGATATGCAGCAAGTTATGCTAAGATAAAGTCACCAGATGTTTTAGTTAATAAAATATTCTCAAAATATATCGAAAAGCATAAAGAAGAGTTTGAATTGGGAGATTTAACACCTGCTGAGAAAGGGAAAAGAATAATAAACGATTTTCTAATAAGTAATAATTCTTTAAAAACATTCAACCAAAAGCAAAGAATAATATTAGTCGCATCATCATTTGATACTCAAACATTATCCGCTGTGGCTTGGCTAATATCAAATAATGTTGATATCAGTTGCTTTAGTATTATGCCATTAAAGATAAACAACCAAGTGTTTTTACAGGTTGATAGGATTCTTCCCCCTTCAAGTATAGAGGATTTTTATATAGATATTGAGGATAACAAAGAAGTTGAAGTGGGGAAAAACCAAACTGAAATTATCAGAACTAATCTTCCCAGGATGCCTAAATTGTTCGAATGGGGTCTGCTAAAAAAAGGAGATAAGTTGTATATAAGAAATCATGATAAGGAAGCATCAACGGCCGAAGTTATCGACCAAAGATTTGTTAACTACAAAGGCAATAAGATTACCTATAATCAATGGGGGCAGGATGTAACGGGATGGTCGTCAATATGTATCTATGAATGGGCAGTAAAGTTAGATTGTGATAAAACTTTAGATAGCCTAAGGCGTGAGAAACTTAGAGAGATTGATAACGAGGAGTAAATATAATATAGTATTAGGAAGTGTGTTTCATGGATAGATATGAAAGAATACTCGGAGGGCTTTTTGGGGTCGCTTGTGGTGATGCTCTGGGTGGAACGCTTGAGTTTATGTCAAAGGATGAGATTAAAAGAAAGTACGGATACTTAAAGGACATTATCGGTGGTGGCTGTTGGAGCCTTAAACCTGGGGAAGTGACAGACGATACAATGATGACAATTGCTGTTGCGCAAGGCATTCTGGATAACCCGGAGAATCCTATCGAAGATATTGGGAGACACTTTATTGAATGGTATGATAGTAAACCTAAAGATATCGGCAATATTATCCAAATTGCACTTAGCGAGTATAAACGAAGCAATGACTGGACGAAAACAGCCTACTACGCTCATCAGGCAACAGGCGGTATGAGCGCCGGCAATGGTTCACTTATGAGATGCTTACCGGTTGCATTATATTATAATGATGTTGAAAAAATGCTGGAGATAACTGCTTCACAAAGTGTTCTTACCCATTATGACCAAAAAGCAACGGATGCCTGCCAGTTTTATAATCTGATAGTTTACCAGTATCTCAATGGTAAGCCTAAAGTGCCTTGTATAAGAGAATACATAGAAAAGTATCCAGAATATAAGCAAGTATTCCGGTTATCAAAAGAAGAATTGAAACCAACGGGATATGTGTTTGATACCTTAATATGTGCATTATGGTGTTTTATTAATACTTCATCCTTTGAGGATGCCATCTGCGAAGCGGCCAATCTGGGCGGAGATGCGGATACTATAGCCGCGATTACCGGTGGAATGGCTGGAGTGTATTACGGCTATGATGCTATCCCTGGCAGGTGGAAGGAAAAAATATTAGTAAAAGAGCAGTTAACTTCTATTGCAAAGAGGATGATAGAAAGGTTCAAGGGTAATTCCAGTCGGTTTTAAGGAGAGAATTTGCATGAATAGGTGTCAATGGTGTGGAAGAGTGCCAAGCGGTTTTGGAATGGTAGTTTTAACTATAAAAGAAGACGAGCCATCCCAATCTCTATGTAGAGACTGCTACAATGAGTTTGCTGCTAATATGCTTGGAATTGAAGATTATAAAGATTTTGAAAAAGAGGCTACCTTTATAGATTGCGATGGAATAGAACATCGCTTTCAAATAGGAAAAATGATTAACCCAACAGGTATTTGTTGGGAAGCGGTAGAGTTTATAGGCGAAAATAAAATAGGCTATTCTTTTGAAGTACATCAGGATTTTGAAGAAGATTCAAATGATGCCCTGGAAAGACTTTATAAAAAGATAAAGAAAGGACTATCAAAAAAATTTATAAGGAAAGAAGTAGTTCAAGGACAAGAACTTATCTCTATTAAGGAAAATGTAGTAGAAGGGCGTATTGAATGGGATGATAGATATGATGACAGAACACCCAAATTTATCATAGACGGTCAGGAATACAGCCTAGAAGAATTCGGTAGGATATTGATGTCCTGCGAAGGATGGAACTTTAGATTAGAAATAATTGAACCTACAGAGTAAGTCTACATTCACAGTATCAAATTTAAGATAAAAACATTGCACATACCTATAATATAACGTAAAATATAAGTATACAGAGAGAGCATATTCTCTTACACAGCCAGTAGATGCTGGAATAAGTTAAGAGAGTATGCTTTTTGTGTTTTATAGAGTTATTAAGGAGGTAGGTAATGCTTACTATTGCTGATTTTTCAAGGAAGATAATTTTTGATTTAAATAAAACATTTCCTATAGCAAGGGTCCAGGGAAAGTATGTTATTGTGGAGTCTAACCCAAACAGTGTGTCTATACCTGTTAGTAGTATTTATAGGGAATATCAGCAAGTAAAGGATTATAGGAAAACTTTAAAATTATATGTTGACATTATTAATGATATTCTAAATCAATATAAGTTTAAGATTGATTACAACAGTGTGTATCCATTCCTTAAAAGCATGGATTTTGGGAAAGGGGAAAATGATATTCAATTTTACCGGGAACAGGCTTTTACAGATATAGATGTACTTTATGTTTCAGACATGGGGGAAACTTTTAGGTTTATTTTGCAAACTGATGATGTAGATTTTGAAAAGGTAAAAAAGAGAGCATGGGAAAACCTGAATAAACTTTCTAATATACTGGTACGACTAGATGATGCATTCAACATATTTTGTTTGCGTTATGCTACAGATTTCAATGCTTCGTTCCTGCTTAGTGATTCAATGCAAAAACAGATAATAAAAAAAGTAGGACGGGATTATCTTTTTGCAATCCCTTCTTCATCTACGTTACTTGTGGCTAAGTATCACCTTGAATATATAAAAATTATAAAATCATTGATTATTGCAGATAAAGACCCGAATAGGATTTCGGACAAAATTTATCAGTATAAAAATGGGGTATTTGATATTATAGATGAAGGATATTGAAGGGTAAAAGGAATAAGGAACAAGTATAGTTTCAAAGGGATTGCAAGGATGCTTTTCAATTGATTTAGAG
It includes:
- a CDS encoding DUF1444 family protein, producing the protein MLTIADFSRKIIFDLNKTFPIARVQGKYVIVESNPNSVSIPVSSIYREYQQVKDYRKTLKLYVDIINDILNQYKFKIDYNSVYPFLKSMDFGKGENDIQFYREQAFTDIDVLYVSDMGETFRFILQTDDVDFEKVKKRAWENLNKLSNILVRLDDAFNIFCLRYATDFNASFLLSDSMQKQIIKKVGRDYLFAIPSSSTLLVAKYHLEYIKIIKSLIIADKDPNRISDKIYQYKNGVFDIIDEGY
- a CDS encoding ADP-ribosylglycohydrolase family protein, with protein sequence MDRYERILGGLFGVACGDALGGTLEFMSKDEIKRKYGYLKDIIGGGCWSLKPGEVTDDTMMTIAVAQGILDNPENPIEDIGRHFIEWYDSKPKDIGNIIQIALSEYKRSNDWTKTAYYAHQATGGMSAGNGSLMRCLPVALYYNDVEKMLEITASQSVLTHYDQKATDACQFYNLIVYQYLNGKPKVPCIREYIEKYPEYKQVFRLSKEELKPTGYVFDTLICALWCFINTSSFEDAICEAANLGGDADTIAAITGGMAGVYYGYDAIPGRWKEKILVKEQLTSIAKRMIERFKGNSSRF
- the pglZ gene encoding BREX-1 system phosphatase PglZ type A; translation: MDLKQIKTLLEDTFNKELSEGEKRHIVFWYDDNGEFKEDIDELNLENAKILKLNNNNNFFVKYQLEKADTESNYLIYAPFGKPSPRENYLLDILKYSMEFSTDKATVIMRDLNISDDSLKSTFRKYIKFFNNKDRYRIFKGYEIERYTEEIVDMSVLSALCRLPYPDFDEVLRVLLMEEDLENNKHLEAIEKFGRLDVLWKLVDKYYGYSDNEPTLEKLAIFMLVTNVAYCLSGELPDTWRKYVSSRKTDCVVFLSNFMNHSLYSAAYDRLANSIEGKLKVHEYIDNWEMEDYINCDIFKAFDEAIIRKLKEQLLSDIGEFERYRDIIQARRTKHWYIFFKSEYECIYWAIELFDCWKDVSQNIRQYTPLEFAKRYAEQYYKLDTAYRKFYTSFDRLQNKELLMELRDKVENTYVNGYLNTLSIKWSDSLETLNGNWTIPGMIMQKDFYNAYIKPFKNRKERVFVIISDALRYEVAREFCDMLNKERKGSTEIVYMQGCIPSSTRLGMASLLPHKSITIDEDYKVYVDGISSEGTDNRNKILNNYSQESIAVQFTDVIDMKRDDMRKIFGGKELIYIYHNTIDARGDNNKTEREVFDAVEETFKELMLLINNLVNNVTATNIIITADHGFIYKRGNLMESDKISKGSIEDAYENRRFVLSTNALELDGTLTFDMEYLLGPDTSLKYISPRGVNRFKVQGTGANYVHGGTSLQEILIPVIKFKNDRSKDSKNEVTKVDVKLTSITRKITNTISYLEFFQTEKIEDKRVPLRLKVYFVDEENNRISNENIIIADSKSETYEERSFREKFVLKNRKYDKTKKYYLIMEDEEETVEKIYDKIPFIIDIAISNDDFGF
- the brxL gene encoding protease Lon-related BREX system protein BrxL, translated to MDELSRKLNQYFAGRVVRKDLTKKIKEGANVPVFVLEYLLGMYCATDDEDGINEGVETVKRILAENFVRPDEAEKVKSKIREIGKYTVIDKVSVKLNEKKDIYEAEFSNLGIKGVAISPTYVKQYEKLLCGGIWCIIKMDYYYDEEARGTSPFNISNLTPIQMPNLDMEEIINGRKYFTKDEWIDILLRSIGMEPTRFENNVKWHLLARMIPLVENNYNLCELGPRGTGKSHVYKEISPNSILVSGGQTTVANLFYNMASRQIGLVGLWDCVAFDEVAGISFKDKDGIQIMKDYMASGSFARGKEEKNASASMVFVGNINQSVDVLLKTSHLFEPFPEAMANDTAFFDRMHYYIPGWEIPKMRPEFFTDEYGFITDYVSEFMREMRKRSFSDTLDKFFKLGNNLNQRDVIAVRKTVSGLVKLIYPNGEFARDDIEEILRYALVGRRRVKEQLKKIGGMEFYDVHFSYIDNETMSEEFVSVPEQGGGKIIPEGMGKPGHLYTIARGKSGMIGAYKIETQVISGTGKFERTGLGSDREAKESIETAFRYFRANSKNISGSISVTTKDYLMHVQDIHGVGMTSELALAAFVALCSGALGKPPQSQLVVLGSLSIGGTIIKVEELANVLQVCFDSGAKRVLLPMASAVDIPTVPPELFAKFQISFYQSPEDAVFKALGVE
- a CDS encoding DUF7686 domain-containing protein, with amino-acid sequence MNRCQWCGRVPSGFGMVVLTIKEDEPSQSLCRDCYNEFAANMLGIEDYKDFEKEATFIDCDGIEHRFQIGKMINPTGICWEAVEFIGENKIGYSFEVHQDFEEDSNDALERLYKKIKKGLSKKFIRKEVVQGQELISIKENVVEGRIEWDDRYDDRTPKFIIDGQEYSLEEFGRILMSCEGWNFRLEIIEPTE